A genomic window from Triticum urartu cultivar G1812 chromosome 7, Tu2.1, whole genome shotgun sequence includes:
- the LOC125522486 gene encoding putative pentatricopeptide repeat-containing protein At3g15200, translating into MPPASAYAVLAAAFRTKTPVPVPRWLAVLGSRTQTVGQNALEVLPDAALPPRFHPSIVPRGYVLGSPRLCHTSALEDSLDARVGEVLRVLKSCAADADLGKDLFQFADEMDEDVVLKVLQKQRSNWQVALLFFNWAAGLPSYEHGPRTYTEMLDILGRMKKVRLMRQLFDEIPEQRRGLVVTNRMFAVLLNRYAGAHKVQEAIEVFYKRKDYGFEVNLVGFQILLMSLCRYKHVEEAEALFLQKKDEFPPVIKSWNIILNGWCVKGSLADAKRVWNEIIASKLKPDLFTYGAFINALTKAGKLGTAVKLFTSMWEKGINPDVAICNCIIYQLCFKKKIPEALKIFGEMNDRGCQADVATYNTLIKHFCKIRRTEKVYELLDDMEKKGCSPNNMTYTYILKTTEKPRDVMNLIQRMEESGCKLDSDTYNLILNLYVSVKYEKGVQQIWEEMERNGSGPDQRSFTILVHGLHSQGQLDQALQYYTTMKSRGMTPEPRTRILVKAIHMKKDGPETEDRSPSMTGKNLKLDRRSGLFHVRK; encoded by the exons ATGCCGCCGGCGTCGGCCTACGCCGTCCTCGCCGCAGCCTTCAGGACAAAAACCCCCGTCCCCG TTCCTAGGTGGCTCGCTGTCCTTGGTTCGCGCACGCAGACTGTTGGACAGAATGCGTTGGAGGTGCTTCCTGATGCAGCCTTGCCTCCACGCTTCCACCCAAGCATTGTTCCAAGAGGATATGTTCTCGGATCTCCAAGGCTTTGCCACACCAGCGCTTTGGAGGATTCCCTGGATGCCCGCGTCGGTGAAGTTCTGAGAGTTCTCAAGTCCTGTGCTGCCGATGCTGACCTCGGCAAAGACCTTTTTCAGTTTGCCGATGAGATGGACGAGGACGTTGTTCTGAAAGTCCTCCAGAAGCAGAGGTCCAATTGGCAGGTCGCGCTATTGTTCTTCAATTGGGCAGCCGGGCTGCCTTCGTATGAGCACGGCCCAAGGACGTACACTGAGATGCTCGACATCCTTGGGCGGATGAAGAAGGTCAGGCTTATGAGACAGCTCTTCGATGAGATTCCTGAACAACGCCGTGGGTTGGTCGTAACGAACAGGATGTTTGCTGTCCTGTTGAACCGGTATGCAGGGGCGCACAAGGTGCAAGAAGCGATCGAGGTATTCTACAAGAGGAAGGATTATGGGTTTGAGGTCAACTTGGTTGGATTCCAGATACTTCTGATGTCGCTCTGTCGGTACAAGCACGTCGAGGAGGCTGAGGCCCTCTTTCTCCAGAAGAAAGATGAGTTCCCTCCTGTCATAAAGAGCTGGAACATCATTCTTAATGGTTGGTGTGTCAAGGGAAGCCTGGCTGATGCTAAAAGGGTTTGGAACGAGATCATTGCATCTAAGCTTAAGCCGGACCTGTTCACATATGGTGCGTTCATAAATGCACTAACCAAAGCTGGCAAACTTGGTACGGCTGTGAAACTATTCACAAGCATGTGGGAGAAGGGAATCAATCCCGACGTGGCAATTTGCAACTGTATCATTTACCAATTGTGCTTCAAGAAAAAGATTCCAGAAGCACTTAAGATTTTTGGAGAGATGAATGACCGTGGTTGTCAAGCAGATGTGGCTACCTACAACACTTTGATCAAACACTTCTGTAAGATAAGGCGGACGGAAAAAGTTTATGAGCTTTTGGATGATATGGAGAAGAAGGGATGCTCTCCAAACAACATGACATACACCTACATTCTGAAGACAACTGAGAAACCGAGAGATGTTATGAATTTGATCCAGAGGATGGAGGAATCAGGTTGTAAGTTGGACTCTGACACGTATAACTTAATATTGAACCTTTATGTCAGTGTGAAATATGAGAAGGGGGTACAACAAATATGGGAGGAGATGGAGAGGAATGGATCAGGTCCAGATCAGCGATCATTTACTATTCTGGTTCACGGACTTCACTCCCAGGGACAGCTGGACCAGGCTTTGCAATATTACACGACAATGAAGTCGAGAGGGATGACTCCAGAGCCAAGAACCAGGATATTGGTGAAAGCAATACATATGAAGAAGGATGGGCCTGAGACAGAAGACCGATCCCCAAGTATGACTGGGAAAAATCTAAAATTGGATCGTCGATCAGGACTTTTCCATGTTCGTAAATAG
- the LOC125523704 gene encoding uncharacterized protein LOC125523704, translating into MSNKTEKMSRGVPLTDEDLLPWPESLRDAIRERLDRGEDVAVSCSALRLKYQPSGETGTSGASAVQAAGLSGYGARAQERPAIAVGPSERRRRPGRRRQQVLVWFVLSSARTRIPDADNQISVCSILYT; encoded by the coding sequence ATGTCGAACAAAACAGAGAAGATGAGCAGGGGCGTCCCACTCACGGACGAGGACCTCCTCCCGTGGCCGGAGTCGCTGCGCGACGCCATCAGAGAGCGGCTGGACCGCGGCGAGGACGTCGCCGTCAGCTGCTCGGCGCTGCGGCTCAAGTATCAGCCGAGCGGCGAGACCGGGACGAGCGGCGCGAGTGCCGTGCAGGCGGCCGGACTGAGCGGCTATGGCGCGCGGGCACAAGAGCGACCGGCGATAGCGGTCGGGCCGAGCGAGCGACGACGGCGACCGGGCAGGCGGCGTCAGCAGGTGCTTGTGTGGTTCGTTCTCTCCTCTGCTCGAACGAGAATACCAGATGCAGATAATCAGATCTCAGTATGTAGTATATTGTATACATAG